CCGATTGAACGTCCATCAGGAAGGGCTGGCCGCCGCTGCCGCAAGCGGAGAGGATGAGTGAAATCGAAAGGGCCAGGGCGCAAAACAGGCGTTGCCAAGCGTTCTTCATCGCGACTCCTTTGTGGATAGTAACAAAGTGTCGCCCGGCCGCTCAAAAAGTTTCCTTAAAAAAGCTAAAAAAATTCATGCCTTAGAGACGCTTCCCCGCCGACGGAGGGGGTCGGTGCCGTCGCCTGCTCCAGGCTAAGCTATTGTTTTTATTTAAAATTATCCTGGGCTGAGCAAGCTGGACATTGCCGGGTGGAGCCGGCCGTTGCTGGCCAAGATCTCCTTGGAATAGACGTCGAAGGCCTTGCCCCGAAAATCGCTGACCTTACCCCCGGCCTCCTGAATCATGAGGTAGCCGGCGGCCACGTCCCAAGGGAAGAGGTTGAGCTCCCAAAAGCCGTCGAAACGGCCGGCCGCGACATAGCAGAGGTCGACGGCCGCCACGCCGTCGCGGCGAATGGCTTGGGACTTCATCAAAAACTTTTGGAAGTGGTCGAGGTTGTTGTTGGCGGTTTCGCGGACGTTGTAAGCGAAACCGGTGGCCAGCATCGCGTGGTTCAAGTCGGCGACTTGGCTGACCGCGAGCTTCTCGCCGTTGAGGCGGGCGCCCCCGCCCTTTTCGGCCAAGAACATTTCGTCGCGGTTGGGCTCAAAGACGGCGCCGACCACGATCTCGCCCTTGTGCTCCAAGGCGATGGAGACGCAAAAAAGGCGGTAACCATGGGCGTAGTTGGTGGTGCCGTCGAGCGGGTCGATGATCCACTTGTACTCGCTGTTCTTACGGCGGCCGCTGCCCTCCTCGGCCAGGATGTCGTGTTCGGGGAAGCGGCCTTGCAACACCTCGACGATGGCTTTTTCACAGGCCTTGTCGACGTCGGTGACCAGGTTGATGCTGCCCTTGAACTCGATCTGCTTGTCGCGTTTCAATCCTTCCAGCTGGAGTTTCCCGGCGATCCGGCAAGCCGCTTCGGCGGCGACGATGAAATCTTTCATGATCAAAACGAACCCTTCCTTCTAGCCCTCGCGAAGGCAAAGACCTGCACCGAACGGGCCCCGGCTTGCAAGAGGCATTTGCTGAAGCTCTCGGCGGTGGCTCCGGTGGTCAAGACGTCGTCGACGAGGAGGATGCGCCGGCCGGCCAAGGAACCGGGCTTGAGCGGAAGGAAGCTGCCGGCCAGGACCCGCTGCCGCGCGCCGCGGTCCAAGCGGGCCTGAGGTTCCCGGGTTCTCCGCCGTCCACCCCGCCAGACCGGGACTTCGATCCGGGCCCCGCGGCTCAAGGCTCGAAGCAGCAAATAGCTTTGATTGAAGCCGCGCCGGCGGCGCCGCGACCAACCCAGGGGCATGGCGACCAGGAAGTCGGGGGCGCAGGTTTCGACGGCGGCCCGAAAATGGGGCGCTCCTTTCTCGGCCAGGGGGCCCAGGGCGCTGCGCCGTCCCCCGAACTTAAGGGCGTGGAGCAATCCCACCGCGCTGCCGTCGAACTCGACCGCCGCGTGGACCTTTTCGAAGCTCGGCGGGTTTTGCAGGCAGACCCCGCAGCGATGAGCGGAAAGCCCTTGGCCGGCGAAAGGATCGGCGCAAAGCTCGCAACGCCAAAGTGAAAGCTCGACCCACAAACCGGCGCAGGCGGCGCAAAGGCCGGGCGGCTCCTCGATCAAGCGGGGGCAGAGCTCGCAGCAGGGCGGAGCCAAGCAGGAGCGAAGGAAACGGCTGTTAAACAATCATGCTTCGGCCGGTCATCTCGGCGGGCTGGGGGATTCCTAGTATCTGGAGCATGGTCGGAGCGATGTCCTCGAGCTTGCCCAGAGGCCTGAGCCGGCTTCCTTTCCAAGCTTCACCAATAAGCAAGAAAGGGACCAAGTCGAGGGTGTGAGCGGTGTGCGGCCGGCCGGCCTCGTCGACCATCCGCTCGCAATTGCCGTGGTCGGCGGTGACGAGCATCGTCCCACCCCGGCCCGCGATCGCTTGGTGAATGCGGCCGAGCTGGACGTCGAGGGTTTCCACGGCCTGGATCGCGGCCGGCAATTTGCCGGAGTGGCCGACCATGTCGGCATTGGCGAAGTTGAGGATGATGACGTCGTAGAGATCCTGCCCGATCCGTTTCAGCACTTCCTCGGTGATCTGAGGGGCGCTCATCTCGGGCTTGAGGTCGTAAGTCGCGACCTCGCGGGGCGAAGGGACCAAAACCCGATCCTCGCCCGGAAAAACTTTTTCCTCGCCGCCGTTGAAGAAGAAAGTGACGTGGGCGTATTTCTCGGTCTCGGCGATGCGGAGCTGGGTCAAGCCCCGGCCGGCGATCAGCTCGCCGAAGGTGCTCTTCAGCTCGACCCGCGGGAAGGCGATGGGCAAGGTCAGGGCCTGGTCGTACTCGGCCATGCAGACGTAGGCTCCGAGCTTGGGAAAAACCCGGCGCTCGAAGCCGCTGAATTCGGCCTGAGTCAAAGCGTAGGTCAGCTGGCGGGCCCGGTCGGCCCGGAAATTGAAGAAGATCACGGCGTCGCCGTCCTTCATCGCTTTTTGGGGCCGGCCTTGGCCGTCGGTCAAGACGATGGGCTTGACGAACTCGTCGGAGCGGCCGGCGGCGTAGGAGGCGGCGACGGCGGCCCGGGCGTCCTGGGCCTTCTCGCCCAAGCCCTCGACGAGGGCGCGGTAGGCTTCCTCGGTCCGCTCCCAACGCTTGTCCCGATCCATCGCGTAGTAGCGGCCGGTCACTGTCGCCAAGGTTCCGATTTTTTGGGCTTGGATTTCCTCCTCGAGTCGCTGGAGGTATTCGAGGCCGCTTTCCGGCGGCGTGTCGCGGCCGTCGAGAAAGGCGTGGATCGCGACATCCTGCAATCCTTCCTGCTTGGCCAGCTTGAGCAGGGCGAAGAGATGGTCTTGATGGGAGTGGACGCCGCCGTCGGAGAGCAGCCCCATCAGGTGTAAAGTGGAATGATTTTGCTTGGCGGCCCGCACCGCCGCAAGCAGGGCCGGATTATGGAAAAAGCCGCCGTCCTCGATCGCGCCATAGATCCGGGTCAAGCCGACCATGGCGATGCGGCCGGCGCCGATGTTGAGATGGCCGACTTCGGAATTGCCCATCACCCCCTCGGGCAGGCCGACCGAATGGCCGGAGGCGTCGAGGGCGGCGCCGGGGTATTCCTGGAGCCAGGCATCGTAGTTCG
The bacterium genome window above contains:
- a CDS encoding inositol monophosphatase family protein — protein: MKDFIVAAEAACRIAGKLQLEGLKRDKQIEFKGSINLVTDVDKACEKAIVEVLQGRFPEHDILAEEGSGRRKNSEYKWIIDPLDGTTNYAHGYRLFCVSIALEHKGEIVVGAVFEPNRDEMFLAEKGGGARLNGEKLAVSQVADLNHAMLATGFAYNVRETANNNLDHFQKFLMKSQAIRRDGVAAVDLCYVAAGRFDGFWELNLFPWDVAAGYLMIQEAGGKVSDFRGKAFDVYSKEILASNGRLHPAMSSLLSPG
- a CDS encoding ComF family protein; translated protein: MFNSRFLRSCLAPPCCELCPRLIEEPPGLCAACAGLWVELSLWRCELCADPFAGQGLSAHRCGVCLQNPPSFEKVHAAVEFDGSAVGLLHALKFGGRRSALGPLAEKGAPHFRAAVETCAPDFLVAMPLGWSRRRRRGFNQSYLLLRALSRGARIEVPVWRGGRRRTREPQARLDRGARQRVLAGSFLPLKPGSLAGRRILLVDDVLTTGATAESFSKCLLQAGARSVQVFAFARARRKGSF
- the gpmI gene encoding 2,3-bisphosphoglycerate-independent phosphoglycerate mutase, which encodes MKKPLILIILDGWGINESPEHNAIAQARTPNYDAWLQEYPGAALDASGHSVGLPEGVMGNSEVGHLNIGAGRIAMVGLTRIYGAIEDGGFFHNPALLAAVRAAKQNHSTLHLMGLLSDGGVHSHQDHLFALLKLAKQEGLQDVAIHAFLDGRDTPPESGLEYLQRLEEEIQAQKIGTLATVTGRYYAMDRDKRWERTEEAYRALVEGLGEKAQDARAAVAASYAAGRSDEFVKPIVLTDGQGRPQKAMKDGDAVIFFNFRADRARQLTYALTQAEFSGFERRVFPKLGAYVCMAEYDQALTLPIAFPRVELKSTFGELIAGRGLTQLRIAETEKYAHVTFFFNGGEEKVFPGEDRVLVPSPREVATYDLKPEMSAPQITEEVLKRIGQDLYDVIILNFANADMVGHSGKLPAAIQAVETLDVQLGRIHQAIAGRGGTMLVTADHGNCERMVDEAGRPHTAHTLDLVPFLLIGEAWKGSRLRPLGKLEDIAPTMLQILGIPQPAEMTGRSMIV